From one Gemmatimonadota bacterium genomic stretch:
- a CDS encoding sigma-70 family RNA polymerase sigma factor, with product TIPGNLAKNELRNRSRNPVFLFQSLVSKWKEEDRPLEWEDPRNRPDDLYRKRFLVRRVEDAVAQLSPDHRVVFLLREFEGKSYEEIAGIVGCNLGTVKSRLNRARNNFARIVAPMVD from the coding sequence ACACCATCCCCGGCAACCTGGCCAAGAACGAACTCCGGAACCGTTCTCGCAACCCGGTATTCCTCTTTCAGAGTCTCGTGTCCAAGTGGAAGGAGGAGGACCGTCCCTTGGAGTGGGAAGATCCGCGCAACCGACCCGACGACCTTTATCGGAAGCGGTTTCTCGTGCGAAGGGTCGAGGATGCCGTTGCTCAGCTCTCGCCGGACCACCGGGTCGTCTTCCTGCTTCGCGAGTTCGAAGGGAAGTCCTACGAGGAGATCGCCGGGATCGTCGGTTGCAACCTGGGCACCGTAAAGAGCAGGCTGAACCGAGCCCGCAACAACTTCGCCCGCATCGTGGCGCCGATGGTCGACTGA